In one window of Pseudobdellovibrionaceae bacterium DNA:
- a CDS encoding BrnT family toxin has protein sequence MIVSWDPNKASTNLQKHGISFEVAATVFNDSHHLSILNAKSRGNERWATIGLAAYRKTLVVVHTYFDDHSGKFVRIISARRTTKKERQVYEKGI, from the coding sequence ATGATTGTCAGCTGGGATCCCAATAAGGCCTCAACCAATCTTCAAAAACATGGGATTTCATTCGAAGTCGCAGCCACTGTGTTTAATGACTCCCACCACCTTTCGATTTTAAATGCCAAATCTCGGGGTAACGAACGCTGGGCGACTATTGGATTGGCGGCGTATAGAAAAACGTTGGTTGTTGTGCATACATATTTTGACGACCACTCGGGCAAATTTGTCCGAATTATTTCGGCCCGAAGGACGACCAAAAAGGAACGACAAGTTTATGAAAAAGGAATATGA
- a CDS encoding HNH endonuclease has protein sequence MSSKHLSENRLPLNAVCPKRLKDLSDSDLHLTTKDLVRQERELVTKVLHHLAEIERRRLFSAYRCSSLFDYATRLLGYSESQAHRRISAMRIIREVPEVEKKLENGTLTLTNVAEARKFFRHEEKLLNTRLSKSEKVQVLARLENKSTREGERTLLAMSSCPVKAKESTRVVSPELTELKIIADHALVEKIAKLRGLLAHKLPHPTHADLLHALCDIAIRGLEPKMPSQKDRQKGYKTTALQGSTRQVHPRSLCNKAVEDAEVTRSNQSDHRSNETTTAQQVPLWQGRQHALFKMANKNLMLQKPGQKIYQTAGKTTAQQGGLRQKSLRSAIPQSIKRLVYHRDQGRCVHFGSGHALQYDHIQPVCIGGSNDVSNLRLTCRSCNQRFAIVALGQQTMQAHFGLT, from the coding sequence ATGTCATCGAAGCATTTGTCAGAAAACAGATTGCCGTTGAACGCTGTTTGTCCGAAACGGTTAAAGGACTTGTCAGATAGTGATCTACACTTAACCACTAAAGATCTTGTTCGACAGGAACGAGAGCTTGTCACAAAAGTTTTGCATCACTTAGCTGAAATCGAAAGGCGCAGACTTTTTAGCGCCTACAGGTGTTCGTCTTTGTTTGACTACGCCACACGACTTCTCGGTTATTCAGAGAGCCAAGCCCACAGACGCATCAGTGCGATGAGAATAATTCGCGAAGTGCCAGAGGTGGAGAAAAAGCTGGAAAATGGCACTTTAACTTTGACCAATGTGGCCGAGGCTAGAAAGTTTTTCCGGCATGAAGAAAAATTATTAAACACTCGGCTTTCAAAATCTGAAAAAGTCCAGGTTTTGGCAAGGCTAGAAAATAAATCCACCCGCGAAGGTGAACGAACCCTACTTGCGATGAGCTCTTGTCCTGTAAAAGCGAAAGAATCCACTCGCGTGGTCTCACCTGAGCTGACGGAACTAAAAATCATCGCTGACCACGCGCTAGTAGAAAAAATAGCAAAACTTCGAGGGCTCCTCGCGCACAAATTGCCACACCCCACTCATGCTGACCTCCTGCATGCGCTTTGCGATATAGCTATAAGAGGCCTAGAGCCCAAAATGCCAAGCCAAAAGGACCGCCAAAAAGGTTACAAAACTACGGCGCTACAAGGATCGACGCGTCAAGTGCATCCACGTTCACTTTGCAATAAAGCCGTTGAAGATGCTGAGGTTACAAGGTCAAACCAGAGTGATCACCGAAGTAACGAAACGACCACGGCGCAACAAGTACCTCTGTGGCAAGGGCGCCAGCATGCACTGTTCAAAATGGCTAACAAAAACCTCATGCTGCAAAAGCCAGGTCAGAAAATTTATCAAACTGCCGGCAAAACTACGGCGCAACAAGGAGGTTTGCGTCAGAAGTCTCTGCGGTCGGCAATTCCGCAATCGATAAAACGTCTGGTGTATCACCGAGATCAGGGGCGATGTGTTCATTTTGGTTCAGGGCATGCCCTACAGTATGATCATATCCAACCGGTCTGTATCGGAGGGAGCAATGACGTGTCTAACTTGCGCCTGACCTGCCGGTCGTGCAATCAGCGGTTTGCTATTGTAGCATTGGGGCAACAAACGATGCAGGCCCATTTCGGACTGACTTGA
- the ald gene encoding alanine dehydrogenase translates to MIIGVPKEIKISENRVGLTDAGVQQLVAEGHKLLVQKDAGVGSQITNEAYEKAGAQIVDTIADVYERAEMVVKVKEPLPDEYDLLRENQVLYTYLHLAAEPKLTKVLCERKVKAVAYETIQTADGKLPLLTPMSEVAGRMATQIGAQYLQKDKGGMGVLLGGVTGVERAKVTIIGGGVVGINAAKMALGLGADVIILDVNHARLEYLDDVFQGRVHTLYSNIQNREKAVAQSQLVVGGVLVTGQKAPTLVTHEMIRKMAPGSVVVDVAVDQGGCIETTRPTSHTEPTYEVDGVIHYCVPNMPGVVPRTSTYALTNATFMYCSMLARMGVEEAISQDPALLKGLNVYGGYVAYEPVARDLDMEYRPYKP, encoded by the coding sequence ATGATCATTGGGGTTCCCAAAGAAATTAAAATTAGTGAGAACCGGGTGGGGTTAACTGATGCGGGTGTTCAGCAGCTGGTGGCTGAAGGGCACAAGTTATTAGTTCAAAAAGATGCAGGTGTGGGTAGTCAAATAACCAACGAGGCCTACGAAAAGGCGGGGGCCCAAATCGTCGATACCATTGCCGATGTTTATGAGCGCGCTGAAATGGTGGTAAAGGTAAAAGAGCCGTTACCCGATGAATATGATCTTCTGCGCGAGAATCAAGTTTTATATACTTACCTTCATCTGGCTGCAGAGCCAAAATTGACTAAAGTGTTGTGTGAGCGAAAGGTGAAAGCCGTCGCTTATGAAACCATTCAAACAGCGGATGGCAAGTTGCCCTTGTTGACTCCGATGAGTGAAGTGGCTGGTCGAATGGCCACTCAAATTGGGGCTCAGTATCTGCAAAAAGACAAAGGCGGAATGGGTGTTTTATTAGGTGGTGTCACTGGAGTGGAGCGAGCCAAAGTCACTATTATTGGTGGCGGAGTTGTGGGTATTAATGCTGCAAAAATGGCACTCGGTCTTGGAGCTGATGTGATCATCCTCGATGTGAACCACGCACGTCTTGAATATTTGGATGATGTTTTTCAAGGACGTGTTCATACGTTGTATTCAAACATTCAAAACCGCGAAAAAGCAGTGGCCCAATCCCAGCTGGTGGTTGGTGGAGTTTTGGTAACAGGACAAAAAGCTCCCACCTTGGTCACTCATGAAATGATTCGAAAAATGGCTCCTGGCAGTGTGGTAGTAGACGTAGCCGTTGACCAGGGTGGATGCATTGAAACAACAAGGCCCACTTCACACACAGAACCCACTTACGAAGTGGACGGAGTGATTCACTATTGTGTGCCGAATATGCCGGGAGTGGTTCCGCGAACATCGACGTATGCACTGACCAATGCCACATTCATGTACTGTTCAATGCTGGCGCGCATGGGCGTTGAAGAGGCCATTTCTCAAGATCCAGCCTTGTTAAAGGGTTTGAACGTGTACGGTGGGTATGTGGCCTATGAACCTGTGGCGCGTGACCTTGATATGGAATATCGCCCGTACAAGCCTTAA
- a CDS encoding BrnA antitoxin family protein, which yields MKKEYDFSNGVRGKFHRPKKVQKTLRIDEDILNYFNQAAKRTGIPYQTLINMCLRKFANEESELVIHLDGNGKKTG from the coding sequence ATGAAAAAGGAATATGATTTTTCAAACGGTGTGCGAGGCAAGTTTCATCGGCCAAAAAAAGTGCAAAAAACTCTTCGGATCGATGAAGACATCTTAAATTATTTTAATCAAGCCGCCAAACGCACCGGCATCCCTTATCAGACACTCATCAACATGTGTTTGCGAAAATTTGCTAATGAAGAGTCCGAATTAGTCATTCACTTAGACGGCAACGGCAAAAAAACGGGTTGA
- a CDS encoding hydrolase yields the protein MIPLCRRSLIISALFLFTASRWAIAPGLPVQAWIVWNVGQGQWVTWAKENHCLHFDMGGEMWPKQALKKICGSRQNQLFLTHGDWDHINKIKEALSVLPSLCLHSAPLHMLSPLKKTLINMIPVCHQLVHKVTRLYSPPPPSANPRQSTNANSTVFTAGQKMLVPGDSLKAQERIWSQQLDSISKVRWLIAGHHGSHTSTSDPLLRRLPKLKQVIVSARKEKYGHPHNQVKARLQKLKIPMLQTELWGNIFLMENSKLKSD from the coding sequence ATGATTCCACTTTGTCGCCGGTCTCTTATTATATCCGCTTTGTTTTTGTTTACCGCCAGTCGATGGGCCATCGCCCCTGGCCTGCCTGTGCAAGCCTGGATAGTTTGGAATGTGGGTCAGGGTCAGTGGGTTACTTGGGCCAAAGAAAATCATTGTTTGCATTTTGATATGGGTGGCGAGATGTGGCCAAAACAAGCGCTTAAAAAAATCTGCGGATCCCGACAAAACCAACTTTTTTTAACCCATGGCGACTGGGACCATATCAATAAAATTAAAGAAGCCCTTTCGGTTTTACCAAGCCTTTGTCTTCATTCAGCTCCCCTACATATGCTGAGTCCTCTCAAAAAAACACTGATCAACATGATTCCGGTATGCCACCAACTCGTTCACAAAGTGACTCGCCTGTACTCTCCGCCACCGCCTTCCGCAAACCCGCGCCAATCGACCAACGCCAACAGCACTGTGTTTACGGCGGGGCAAAAAATGCTCGTGCCGGGCGATAGCCTGAAAGCGCAAGAGCGGATTTGGAGCCAACAATTGGATTCAATATCAAAAGTTCGATGGCTTATTGCCGGTCACCACGGAAGCCACACCAGCACATCAGACCCCCTGCTTCGCCGCTTGCCAAAACTAAAACAGGTGATCGTGTCTGCTCGAAAAGAAAAGTATGGACACCCTCATAACCAAGTAAAAGCTCGCCTACAAAAACTAAAAATCCCCATGCTCCAAACAGAGCTATGGGGAAATATTTTTTTAATGGAAAATTCTAAATTAAAATCGGATTAA
- a CDS encoding LysM peptidoglycan-binding domain-containing protein — protein MLRSRLAHVLLIFPLLFNLGIPVFVILGGAPSWAQEEDIDEVFSESGDEADISDISDSGEDSGWDEEEDFAEFSEESGGEAEAVGEGADEASEPENVVESEETGEMAEPAAEEEGGDDFAAEFEEVEPLEEDTELQNADELLGEESPAGGEEQLAEPTEPPMFDEPAAEPLEPAEPAYSQAPPVNDEPNFAYEAKLHQIFVDFYASETPQEQWSAVAAERQSEIYEIQNGDTLWDISATLFGDGNYWPKVWSLNGKITNPHLIKPGHRIQFLLGDLNDAPAFTVTEATEEEVTTEVTEEEQAAEEGGEQEVAFAPGVGGEEEELEIPSPSFTPRPVVMELPPSLPSWQDTVTGAGKYDDAGIDYGRRKILDVKNEIPLTAYVSEKIPEEIGVIHEVEVGNRVATAYQYVFVRMRKGQAKVGDKLLVIQNQGQLISDNPDAGGDLGYAVEIQGEIVLTERTQSEEEIRLGETFRALVTRIVNPVTVGSSVLMGEIRTVEITEKGPTKDVQAFIVGGQFSNRRKIIGSESLVYLNKGQNDGLTRGDILPIRANRKLRNSTSQVLENLRPLGWLRVVDVNATSSTAIIVRAWSDILTGDVTGFGPIGKIEIPDSKALSPETLELLERARAQRGQQGEDSVSEPAEETFDGDSGSFGSDEEDVEVFEGDGTSEGGDEISEPFEEEGFEEE, from the coding sequence ATGCTGAGAAGTCGACTGGCTCATGTACTTTTAATTTTTCCACTTCTTTTTAATCTGGGCATCCCCGTCTTTGTAATATTGGGTGGCGCACCCTCTTGGGCTCAAGAAGAAGACATTGATGAAGTTTTCTCTGAAAGTGGTGACGAGGCTGATATTTCTGACATCAGTGATTCTGGTGAAGATTCTGGATGGGATGAGGAAGAAGACTTTGCTGAATTCAGTGAAGAATCTGGCGGAGAGGCAGAGGCTGTGGGAGAAGGGGCTGATGAGGCCTCCGAGCCAGAGAATGTGGTTGAGTCTGAAGAAACTGGTGAAATGGCAGAGCCTGCCGCTGAAGAGGAAGGGGGCGATGACTTTGCCGCTGAATTTGAAGAGGTAGAGCCTCTTGAAGAAGATACTGAGTTGCAAAATGCCGATGAGCTTTTAGGTGAAGAAAGCCCTGCTGGCGGAGAAGAACAACTAGCTGAACCCACAGAGCCGCCAATGTTTGACGAGCCAGCGGCTGAGCCACTGGAGCCTGCGGAGCCCGCTTACAGTCAAGCGCCACCAGTAAATGATGAGCCCAATTTCGCCTACGAAGCAAAGTTACATCAAATCTTCGTGGACTTCTACGCGTCAGAAACCCCGCAGGAGCAGTGGTCGGCCGTGGCGGCAGAACGACAAAGTGAAATATATGAAATTCAAAATGGAGACACGCTTTGGGATATTAGCGCCACACTGTTTGGAGATGGTAACTATTGGCCAAAGGTTTGGTCGTTAAACGGTAAAATCACAAATCCCCATTTAATTAAACCAGGTCATCGCATTCAATTTTTACTGGGTGATCTCAATGATGCGCCGGCCTTTACAGTAACAGAGGCCACTGAAGAAGAGGTCACCACAGAAGTGACTGAAGAAGAACAGGCTGCGGAAGAAGGGGGCGAACAAGAGGTGGCCTTCGCACCCGGAGTAGGTGGGGAGGAAGAAGAACTAGAAATCCCGTCGCCGTCTTTTACACCAAGGCCTGTGGTAATGGAGCTGCCACCGAGTTTGCCATCGTGGCAAGACACGGTCACAGGGGCAGGCAAGTATGATGATGCTGGCATCGATTACGGGCGTCGCAAAATTTTAGATGTAAAAAATGAAATTCCACTAACGGCCTATGTTTCAGAAAAGATTCCTGAAGAGATTGGCGTTATCCATGAAGTGGAAGTGGGCAACCGTGTGGCCACCGCCTATCAATATGTGTTTGTTCGAATGCGAAAAGGCCAAGCGAAAGTGGGCGACAAATTGCTGGTTATCCAAAATCAAGGACAGTTGATTTCTGACAACCCAGATGCTGGCGGTGATTTGGGATATGCTGTAGAAATTCAAGGTGAAATTGTTTTAACAGAGAGAACGCAAAGTGAAGAAGAAATTAGACTGGGTGAAACCTTCCGCGCGTTGGTGACACGAATAGTAAACCCAGTGACAGTGGGTAGTAGTGTTCTGATGGGTGAAATTCGCACGGTTGAAATCACTGAAAAAGGCCCAACCAAAGATGTGCAGGCCTTTATTGTAGGCGGACAGTTTTCTAATCGTCGAAAAATTATTGGCAGTGAGTCATTGGTCTATCTTAATAAAGGACAAAATGATGGGCTTACCAGAGGCGACATATTGCCTATTCGTGCCAATAGAAAGCTACGAAACAGTACATCACAGGTGCTAGAAAATTTGCGACCCTTGGGCTGGCTGCGGGTGGTGGATGTGAATGCCACATCAAGTACGGCTATTATTGTGAGAGCCTGGTCAGATATTCTCACTGGCGACGTGACGGGGTTTGGGCCCATCGGAAAAATTGAAATTCCCGATTCAAAGGCTCTTTCTCCAGAAACATTAGAACTTCTGGAGCGAGCCAGAGCTCAACGTGGACAGCAGGGAGAGGATTCTGTTTCTGAGCCGGCTGAGGAGACTTTCGATGGTGATTCAGGAAGCTTTGGCTCTGACGAAGAAGACGTCGAAGTCTTCGAAGGCGATGGCACGTCAGAAGGT
- a CDS encoding UDP-3-O-acyl-N-acetylglucosamine deacetylase codes for MYLQRTIRKRAMVEGIGLHTGQPACLTFCPAPENTGIYFVRSDMPGRPAVAARADYVTATQLATTLSGEAFSVSTVEHCLSALAAFRVDNLFIELDGPEIPIGDGSAQVFLEALMNAGVVEQEQPRRYAYITQPIYYGTDEKHAYVQPYNGLRVTCTIEFPHKKIGLQTLDLDITEHTFSRELANARTFGFLRDVEALRAKGLAKGGSLDNAVVLDSEEILNPDGLRYSNEFVRHKMLDALGDLVTLGMPLMGHLVLYKAGHDIMNRLVRRILESPDSYRHIELGAQLPDRDVGAHTHWSLW; via the coding sequence ATGTACTTACAAAGAACCATTCGAAAACGGGCCATGGTCGAGGGCATTGGGTTGCATACGGGGCAACCGGCCTGCTTGACGTTTTGCCCGGCTCCAGAAAACACAGGAATCTATTTTGTTCGCAGTGATATGCCGGGCCGGCCCGCGGTGGCGGCTCGCGCCGACTATGTGACGGCCACTCAGCTCGCCACCACATTGAGTGGCGAGGCCTTTTCGGTTTCCACCGTAGAGCACTGCTTATCAGCATTGGCCGCATTTCGAGTGGACAATCTCTTTATAGAATTAGACGGCCCTGAGATACCCATCGGTGATGGCAGTGCTCAAGTATTTTTAGAGGCACTGATGAATGCCGGTGTTGTTGAACAGGAACAACCTCGAAGATACGCTTACATCACCCAGCCCATTTATTACGGCACCGACGAAAAGCACGCCTACGTGCAGCCTTATAACGGGCTTCGGGTCACTTGCACCATAGAATTCCCTCATAAAAAAATTGGGTTGCAAACGCTGGATCTCGATATCACCGAGCACACGTTTTCTCGGGAACTAGCCAATGCCCGAACTTTTGGGTTCTTAAGAGATGTGGAAGCCCTGCGGGCCAAGGGGTTGGCCAAAGGCGGAAGTCTAGACAACGCGGTGGTTCTAGATAGTGAAGAGATCTTAAATCCTGACGGGCTTCGTTATTCAAATGAGTTTGTGCGTCATAAAATGTTGGATGCTCTGGGTGATCTAGTGACCTTAGGCATGCCGTTAATGGGGCATTTGGTGTTGTACAAGGCCGGTCACGACATCATGAATCGGTTGGTGCGCCGAATTTTGGAGTCGCCTGACAGTTACCGACATATTGAATTGGGAGCGCAGTTGCCCGATCGGGATGTTGGTGCCCATACCCATTGGTCTTTGTGGTAG
- the ruvC gene encoding crossover junction endodeoxyribonuclease RuvC, with the protein MKRILSIDPGTRFTGFAVIDINGDRLVHVMHGEIAISSKLELPQKLLYLSDKLADILAKNTPDEVAVERVFLGKNADSAFKLGHARGVCLQEAARVGAGVFEYTPREVKKAVTGSGAASKEHVRLIALRLLGIASDGRLDASDALAIGICHARKRSQMSLQVVRLQPNRERI; encoded by the coding sequence ATGAAGAGGATATTAAGCATAGACCCTGGCACCCGTTTTACTGGATTTGCTGTCATAGATATAAACGGGGATAGACTCGTGCATGTGATGCATGGAGAAATTGCCATATCATCCAAGCTAGAATTACCTCAGAAGTTACTTTATCTTTCAGATAAATTGGCAGACATCTTAGCGAAAAACACTCCTGATGAAGTTGCGGTGGAACGCGTCTTTTTGGGCAAGAATGCCGACAGCGCCTTCAAGCTGGGGCATGCTCGAGGAGTTTGTCTTCAGGAAGCAGCGCGCGTCGGAGCCGGTGTTTTTGAGTATACACCCCGAGAAGTTAAAAAGGCCGTGACCGGATCAGGGGCCGCCAGTAAAGAACATGTGCGCTTAATTGCCCTTCGCCTTTTGGGCATAGCCAGCGATGGGCGTTTGGACGCCTCCGATGCTTTGGCCATTGGCATTTGTCATGCGCGTAAGCGATCTCAAATGTCTTTGCAAGTGGTGAGGCTTCAACCTAACAGGGAACGGATATGA
- a CDS encoding ComEC/Rec2 family competence protein gives MGFLGISLLGLGFGLHSFLADLSEPLHKICLNSMPAASHWRFAYASIICGAPLTEEALRQSLLAAGLIHLLVVSGLHLVLMQSWIQILLRPLKNFTLARPALIVALCLYAASCQLNPPITRALMGFFISNLNQKRKWFLTSAERTALAGVTCLTLFPEWWSSLSLPLSWTATLALIIAPKKPLFAALSVYIFLIPPLLSLGIPHPASVFVNLLIAPILGHVLFPLSLLASMAKPLTVLADGLWTLCFQVLSRLEPHLGAPQKLASPSLSFLWIYLLGLQLVAIKKCRRRTRL, from the coding sequence ATGGGTTTTCTCGGTATTTCTTTGTTGGGTTTGGGATTTGGACTGCATAGTTTTTTAGCAGATCTGTCGGAGCCGCTTCACAAGATATGTCTAAATTCAATGCCAGCAGCTTCTCATTGGAGGTTCGCCTACGCTTCTATCATTTGCGGTGCGCCACTGACGGAAGAAGCTCTGCGTCAATCGCTTTTGGCTGCCGGCCTTATCCACTTGCTTGTGGTGTCGGGGTTACACCTCGTGTTGATGCAGTCTTGGATTCAGATTCTGCTTCGTCCACTCAAGAATTTCACGCTGGCTCGACCTGCTTTAATTGTGGCCCTTTGCCTTTACGCTGCATCATGCCAACTAAACCCACCCATCACCAGAGCACTGATGGGGTTTTTTATTTCTAATTTGAATCAAAAGAGAAAATGGTTTCTCACTTCAGCAGAGCGGACCGCCTTGGCCGGCGTGACATGCCTAACCCTATTTCCCGAATGGTGGAGCTCCCTTTCGTTGCCACTCAGCTGGACGGCCACGTTGGCTTTAATCATTGCCCCCAAAAAACCGCTTTTTGCTGCATTAAGTGTTTATATATTTTTGATACCGCCGCTGCTTTCTCTGGGCATTCCGCACCCGGCTTCTGTTTTTGTTAATCTGCTGATTGCCCCCATTTTGGGGCATGTGCTGTTTCCGCTCAGCTTGTTGGCCAGTATGGCAAAGCCCTTAACGGTTTTGGCCGATGGACTTTGGACCCTGTGCTTTCAAGTTTTATCCCGACTTGAACCCCATTTGGGGGCACCCCAAAAGTTAGCCAGTCCCTCACTTTCTTTCCTTTGGATTTATTTACTGGGACTGCAACTTGTGGCCATAAAAAAATGTCGGCGAAGGACACGTCTATGA
- the ruvA gene encoding Holliday junction branch migration protein RuvA, giving the protein MIAYLQGSIIESSIDTLVLNVNGVGYEVHCSATTLSDVAGEELVKLWIHTHVREDQFQLFGFSHQTEKKLFLSLNSISGIGPKMALKILSGTTIENLVQMIEEGDVKALTALPKIGKKTAEQIILSLKGQLVLDEGSASAVKFAARADIVSALVNLGFRSNEVEAVVAVMPRNMDVQQGIREGLAKLTAPL; this is encoded by the coding sequence ATGATAGCTTATTTACAGGGATCAATCATTGAGTCGAGTATTGACACGCTCGTTTTGAACGTGAATGGGGTGGGGTATGAGGTGCATTGTTCGGCAACCACCTTAAGTGATGTGGCCGGAGAAGAATTGGTGAAACTCTGGATTCACACTCATGTGCGAGAAGATCAGTTTCAGCTCTTTGGATTTAGTCACCAAACAGAAAAAAAATTATTTTTGTCTCTCAACAGTATTTCGGGAATAGGGCCGAAGATGGCTCTAAAGATTTTATCGGGCACCACAATTGAAAATCTGGTGCAAATGATTGAGGAAGGTGACGTAAAGGCCCTTACCGCGCTGCCAAAGATTGGAAAGAAAACAGCCGAGCAGATTATATTGAGTTTAAAAGGTCAATTGGTGCTTGATGAAGGGTCGGCGTCGGCTGTGAAGTTTGCCGCACGAGCTGACATCGTATCGGCGTTGGTGAACCTTGGGTTTCGGAGTAATGAAGTGGAAGCTGTGGTGGCTGTTATGCCTCGAAATATGGATGTGCAACAGGGCATTCGCGAGGGCCTAGCGAAACTCACTGCTCCACTATAA
- the ruvB gene encoding Holliday junction branch migration DNA helicase RuvB — protein MSRIIEGEKTELDQVLDKSLRPQAFSEFPGQDKVKAKLKVFVEAAKKRNEPLDHVLLSGPPGLGKTTLAHIIAFDMGAEFRATSGPALHRKGDLAAILTSLPSGSVFFIDEIHRLNKDVEEYLYSAMEDYCIDIITGEGLGARTMRFQLAPFTLVGATTRSGLLKAPFRDRFGIVERLTFYDKASLVAILKRSASLLGILLTEDGALEIARRSRGTPRIANRLLKRVRDYAEVHGDGNITTEQAQYALDQLEVDRLGLDPMDRRILTLIKEKFSGGPVGIDTLSAALSEEADTLEEVYEPFLIQEGLLQKTPRGRVITELSLNHLDPVEV, from the coding sequence ATGTCGCGAATTATAGAAGGTGAAAAAACTGAATTGGATCAGGTGCTCGACAAAAGTTTGCGACCGCAAGCTTTTTCTGAGTTTCCGGGGCAAGATAAAGTTAAAGCCAAGTTAAAAGTATTTGTGGAAGCGGCGAAAAAACGAAATGAGCCTCTCGATCATGTTTTGTTGTCAGGTCCACCAGGTTTAGGCAAGACCACTTTGGCTCACATTATCGCCTTTGATATGGGAGCTGAGTTTCGCGCCACCTCCGGTCCGGCGTTGCACCGAAAGGGTGATTTGGCCGCCATTTTAACAAGCTTGCCGTCGGGTTCGGTATTTTTTATCGATGAAATCCATCGTCTTAACAAAGATGTGGAAGAATATCTCTACAGCGCCATGGAAGATTACTGCATTGATATTATTACGGGTGAAGGGCTTGGTGCGAGAACCATGCGTTTTCAACTGGCTCCATTTACACTTGTGGGCGCAACCACTCGATCGGGTTTGTTGAAGGCTCCGTTTCGAGATCGATTTGGGATTGTGGAGCGTTTGACTTTTTATGATAAAGCATCGTTAGTGGCCATTTTAAAACGATCCGCCTCTTTGCTAGGCATTTTGTTGACGGAAGACGGGGCTCTTGAGATTGCTCGGCGCTCTCGTGGTACGCCACGAATCGCCAACCGCTTGCTCAAGCGGGTGCGAGATTATGCCGAAGTTCATGGTGATGGAAACATCACAACAGAACAAGCACAGTATGCATTGGATCAGCTAGAAGTGGATCGTCTGGGGTTAGATCCCATGGATCGTCGAATTTTAACTTTAATTAAAGAAAAATTCTCTGGTGGCCCGGTGGGCATCGATACTTTATCGGCGGCATTGAGCGAAGAGGCCGACACGCTTGAAGAGGTTTACGAGCCATTTTTAATTCAAGAAGGGCTATTGCAGAAAACGCCTCGCGGTCGGGTCATCACAGAGTTGTCGCTCAATCACTTGGACCCGGTAGAAGTTTAG
- a CDS encoding tetratricopeptide repeat protein, with the protein MVKSTNLTRSMLMWVVCSTIAGCVTDAPPKGYAEKVARLSTVIKKQRQELDQLKDENRVLRKQAGVFGIAVPTPASSPQKRLSEKDLYKEVIEAYRGQQEDALKNLHQSLVGQYPNSSFADNSAYLVGDLNFARGDYGESLKYFDEVVKKYPKGNKRSAALIGKARAYEKLNLPQRAADVYAEVLKLYPKSPEAEVAKKQMSLLR; encoded by the coding sequence ATGGTGAAGTCGACAAATCTTACACGCAGCATGTTAATGTGGGTTGTGTGCTCGACAATCGCCGGATGTGTCACAGATGCCCCACCCAAGGGCTATGCCGAAAAAGTGGCCCGATTGTCGACGGTCATTAAAAAACAACGACAAGAGTTAGATCAATTAAAAGATGAAAATCGCGTGTTAAGAAAACAAGCAGGCGTTTTTGGTATCGCAGTTCCAACACCGGCATCTTCACCGCAAAAAAGATTGAGCGAAAAGGATCTCTATAAAGAAGTGATCGAAGCTTACAGGGGTCAACAAGAAGACGCCTTAAAGAATCTGCATCAGTCTCTCGTCGGCCAATACCCGAACAGCAGTTTTGCCGATAATTCCGCCTATTTGGTGGGAGATCTAAACTTTGCACGTGGCGACTATGGCGAGTCGTTAAAGTATTTTGACGAAGTGGTGAAGAAATATCCCAAAGGCAACAAGAGAAGTGCAGCGTTGATTGGTAAAGCGCGAGCTTATGAAAAGCTCAACCTTCCACAGAGGGCTGCAGACGTTTATGCAGAAGTATTGAAGTTGTATCCAAAAAGTCCTGAGGCTGAAGTTGCAAAAAAGCAGATGAGCCTTTTGCGTTAA